The Castanea sativa cultivar Marrone di Chiusa Pesio chromosome 11, ASM4071231v1 genome contains a region encoding:
- the LOC142616497 gene encoding uncharacterized protein LOC142616497 yields MFMQYLQKTDVAIQNNSASIRNLEVQISQLSSMLTKRTAGTLPSNTVTNPKEHVKAISLRSGRTYEEPKLTNTKQDELVDNEESKMKEAESEMKEVEQAEKTKENERALKSKKYREVTFETYSPSIYDPPIPFPQRLRKNNVDDQFSKFLSIFKQLHINIPLIEALEQMPKYAKFLKDIISKKRKLEEHETIMLTEESSAILQKKLPPKLKDPGSFTIPCTIGKSYFDRALCDLGAIINLMPFSVFRKLGLGEVKPTTISLQLVDRSIKYPRGVIEDVLVKVDKFIFPADFIVLDMDEDEEIPLILGRPFLVTGRTLIDVQQGKLVLRVGEDEVTFDVFKSIEFLPETHSCFQISDRDVIMADETYAIDFLKLPLEVCLTRSTPVKFNDEKVKECERCLEATPLFPLSMQPKVENLKSCQPTSPPEEPPKLELKLLPSKLRYAFLGQDSTLPVIINSSLSDVEEEKLLRILQEHKMALGWTIYDIKGISPSICTHKILMEEKYKPIIQPQRRLNPSVQEVVHKEVLKLLDAGIIYPILDSAWVSPVQVIPKKGGITVIKNNNDELIPTRMITGW; encoded by the coding sequence ATGTTCATGCAATACTTGCAGAAGACAGATGTGGCGATCCAAAACAACTCAGCTTCAATCCGTAATCTTGAGGTACAGATCAGTCAGCTCTCAAGCATGCTCACAAAGAGGACTGCAGGAACTTTACCAAGCAACACTGTCACCAATCCGAAAGAACATGTAAAGGCAATATCATTGAGAAGTGGACGAACATATGAGGAGccaaaattaacaaatacaAAACAAGATGAACTTGTAGATAATGAGGAGTCAAAGATGAAGGAGGCCGAGTCAGAGATGAAAGAAGTGGAGCAAGCTGAGAAGACTAAGGAGAATGAAAGAGctttaaaatcaaaaaaatacagGGAAGTTACTTTTGAGACTTATTCTCCTTCAATTTATGATCCACCAATTCCTTTTCCgcaaagattaagaaaaaacaaTGTGGATGATCagttttctaaatttctaaGTATATTTAAGCAATTGCATATTAATATTCCTCTCATTGAAGCTTTGGAACAAATGCCTaaatatgctaaatttttgaAGGATATTATATCAAAGAAGCGGAAATTGGAGGAGCATGAAACAATAATGCTGACAGAGGAGAGTAGTGCAATCTTACAAAAGAAGCTGCCGCCTAAGCTAAAAGATCCAGGGAGTTTCACTATCCCTTGCACTATAggaaaatcttattttgataGAGCTTTATGTGATTTGGGGGCAATTATTAATCTAATGCCTTTCTCTGTTTTCAGGAAATTGGGTCTTGGAGAAGTAAAGCCGACCACTATCTCTTTACAATTGGTGGATAGATCCATTAAATATCCAAGAGGAGTCATTGAGGATGTATTAGTAAAAGTTGACAAGTTCATCTTCCCTGCTGACTTCATTGTCCTTGATATGGATGAGGACGAGGAGATCCCTTTGATATTGGGTCGACCTTTCCTTGTGACGGGGAGGACCTTAATTGATGTCCAGCAAGGAAAACTTGTTTTGAGGGTTGGAGAGGATGAGGTCACTTTTGATGTATTTAAGTCTATAGAATTTCTTCCCGAGACACATTCTTGTTTTCAAATAAGTGACCGAGACGTGATCATGGCCGATGAGACTTATGCAATTGATTTTCTAAAGTTACCACTTGAGGTATGTCTTACTCGCTCTACACCTGTTAAATTCAATGATGAAAAGGTTAAGGAGTGTGAAAGATGTTTGGAGGCCACACCACTCTTTCCTCTTTCAATGCAACCAAAAGTGGAAAACTTGAAATCATGTCAGCCAACATCTCCACCAGAAGAACCACCTAAACTTGAGCTCAAACTACTTCCATCAAAGTTAAGATACGCTTTCTTAGGTCAAGACTCTACTCTTCCAGTTATTATTAACAGTTCTTTGAGTGATGTAGAGGAGGAAAAGTTGCTGAGAATCTTGCAGGAACACAAGATGGCTTTGGGTTGGACCATCTATGACATCAAAGGAATTAGTCCTTCAATTTGCACACACAAGATTTTAATGGAGGAAAAATATAAACCGATTATCCAACCCCAGAGAAGATTGAATCCATCAGTGCAAGAAGTGGTGCATAAAGAAGTGCTGAAGCTGTTAGACGCCGGAATTATTTATCCTATCTTGGACAGCGCATGGGTAAGTCCAGTACAAGTCATCCCAAAGAAAGGTGGAATAACCGtgatcaaaaataataatgatgaacTCATACCAACAAGGATGATCACGGGATGGTGA